The Lacipirellula parvula genome window below encodes:
- the aspS gene encoding aspartate--tRNA ligase, which translates to MLRTHTCGELGELNVGQVVTLCGWVDSYRDHGGGLFVDLRDRYGLTQVVFNPPDTAQGVIDLSKTVRAEYVLKVTGVVAVRPEGMANPKLSTGKIELRATALEILNKSLTPPVSPNAHAQDLPGEDLRLKHRYLDLRRPELQKVLIMRDRMVKGMRDYFADHHFLDVETPCLGRSTPEGARDYLVPSRVHHGHFYALPQSPQLYKQILMIAGYDRYVQVARCFRDEDLRADRQPEFTQLDVEMSFVDSDDVIGIIDGLVAKLAKEELGIDVPLPLPRLRYDEAMERFGHDAPDLRFGCEIVDLTDLAPQSEFGVFKAVVDGGGKVRAINVPKGGEFYSRRGIDGLTEFVKGFGAKGLAWFKCEEDGKLNSTIAKFFSPELLAQFAARLGSKPGDLVLFSADNWEATCKVLHALRTKVGREMKLYDPQAMNFSWVIEFPMFAKDEESGHWAAMHHPFTAPLDEHVALLDTDPGKMRAKAYDLVINGSEAGGGTIRIHDSEVQSKVFALLGIDDATQQERFGFLLDALQYGAPPHGGIALGVDRWIMLFGRLESIRDCIAFPKTQKASDLMTDAPGTVDARQLRDLAIKLVQ; encoded by the coding sequence GTGCTACGGACTCACACCTGCGGCGAATTAGGCGAACTGAACGTCGGGCAAGTCGTCACTTTGTGCGGCTGGGTCGACTCCTACCGCGACCATGGCGGCGGGCTGTTTGTCGACCTCCGCGACCGCTACGGCCTGACGCAGGTGGTGTTCAACCCGCCCGACACGGCCCAGGGAGTGATCGACCTGAGCAAGACCGTGCGAGCCGAGTACGTGCTGAAGGTCACTGGCGTTGTCGCCGTTCGGCCGGAAGGCATGGCTAACCCGAAGCTGTCGACCGGCAAGATCGAGCTGCGGGCAACGGCCCTGGAGATTCTCAATAAGAGCCTCACGCCGCCCGTGTCGCCGAACGCCCACGCCCAAGACCTGCCGGGCGAAGACCTGCGGCTCAAGCACCGCTACCTCGACCTGCGTCGTCCGGAACTGCAAAAGGTGCTCATCATGCGCGACCGCATGGTGAAGGGGATGCGCGACTACTTCGCCGACCATCATTTCCTCGACGTCGAAACCCCCTGCCTCGGTCGCAGCACGCCGGAGGGCGCCCGCGACTACCTCGTGCCGAGCCGCGTGCATCATGGGCATTTCTACGCTCTGCCGCAGTCGCCGCAGCTCTACAAGCAGATTCTGATGATCGCCGGCTACGACCGCTACGTGCAGGTCGCCCGCTGCTTCCGCGACGAAGACTTGCGGGCCGATCGTCAGCCGGAGTTCACGCAGCTCGACGTTGAAATGTCGTTCGTCGACAGCGATGACGTCATCGGCATCATCGACGGCCTCGTCGCGAAGCTGGCCAAGGAAGAGCTCGGCATCGACGTGCCGCTGCCGTTGCCCCGTTTGCGCTACGACGAAGCGATGGAGCGGTTTGGCCACGACGCGCCTGACCTGCGGTTCGGCTGCGAGATCGTTGACCTAACCGACCTCGCCCCGCAGAGCGAATTCGGCGTCTTCAAAGCGGTCGTCGACGGCGGCGGCAAGGTCCGCGCGATCAACGTCCCCAAGGGTGGCGAGTTTTACTCCCGCCGCGGCATCGACGGGCTCACCGAATTCGTGAAGGGCTTTGGCGCCAAGGGCCTCGCCTGGTTCAAGTGCGAGGAAGACGGCAAGCTGAACTCGACGATCGCTAAGTTCTTCTCGCCGGAACTGCTCGCACAGTTTGCTGCGCGGCTTGGCTCGAAGCCGGGCGACCTCGTCCTGTTCTCGGCCGACAACTGGGAAGCGACCTGCAAGGTGCTGCACGCCCTGCGGACCAAGGTCGGCCGTGAGATGAAGCTGTACGATCCGCAGGCGATGAACTTTTCGTGGGTCATCGAGTTCCCGATGTTCGCCAAGGACGAAGAGTCGGGCCACTGGGCCGCGATGCATCACCCGTTCACGGCGCCGCTCGACGAGCATGTCGCGCTGCTCGATACCGACCCCGGCAAGATGCGGGCGAAGGCGTACGACCTGGTGATCAACGGCAGCGAGGCGGGCGGCGGCACGATTCGTATTCACGACTCGGAGGTGCAGTCGAAGGTCTTCGCGCTCCTCGGCATCGACGATGCGACGCAACAGGAGCGGTTCGGCTTCCTGCTCGACGCCTTGCAATACGGCGCCCCGCCGCACGGCGGCATCGCCCTCGGCGTCGACCGCTGGATCATGCTGTTCGGCCGCCTGGAAAGCATCCGCGACTGCATTGCGTTCCCGAAAACGCAAAAGGCGTCGGATCTGATGACCGACGCCCCGGGGACCGTCGACGCCCGGCAACTGCGCGATTTGGCGATCAAACTCGTTCAGTAG
- a CDS encoding TlpA family protein disulfide reductase: MDRAGWTSKLAAAIISGGGIVPFLAGCSEPAIGAAAAQVAEANDEKSSNAGAGSDGAVTPAGPIVRTAAKPITEEYSAKVPPVMLASEHAAICKVNVGEPFPQLELPKIGGGNAKLADLKGAKATVVLFWAPDRWMAEGALADVAKEAATYGGKGAAFVGVVEGAPNDAGQKLINAAGTTLTQLADADGKALAQVGESWLPRVYVLDGQGKVAWFDIEFSEATRRELQQTLAELTK; the protein is encoded by the coding sequence ATGGATCGAGCGGGTTGGACAAGCAAGTTAGCGGCCGCGATCATCAGCGGCGGCGGTATTGTTCCTTTCCTGGCTGGCTGCAGCGAGCCGGCCATCGGCGCGGCGGCAGCTCAAGTGGCTGAAGCAAACGACGAGAAGTCGTCGAACGCGGGAGCTGGCTCCGACGGCGCCGTGACCCCTGCCGGGCCGATCGTCCGGACGGCCGCGAAGCCGATCACCGAAGAATATTCCGCGAAGGTGCCGCCGGTGATGCTCGCCTCGGAGCATGCCGCGATCTGCAAGGTGAACGTCGGCGAGCCGTTCCCGCAGCTCGAACTCCCGAAGATCGGCGGCGGCAACGCGAAGCTCGCCGACCTCAAGGGGGCGAAGGCGACTGTGGTCCTGTTTTGGGCGCCCGACCGTTGGATGGCCGAAGGCGCCCTGGCCGATGTGGCTAAGGAAGCGGCGACTTACGGCGGCAAGGGAGCTGCGTTCGTCGGCGTTGTTGAGGGAGCCCCCAACGATGCCGGTCAAAAGCTGATCAACGCCGCGGGTACGACGCTCACGCAACTAGCCGACGCCGACGGCAAGGCTCTTGCTCAAGTCGGCGAGTCGTGGCTGCCGCGGGTCTATGTGCTGGATGGCCAGGGGAAGGTTGCTTGGTTTGATATCGAGTTTAGCGAAGCGACTCGGCGCGAACTGCAACAGACGTTGGCTGAACTGACGAAGTAG
- a CDS encoding sensor histidine kinase: MTLVNRVSAFFLAALAIVLVVYSGLFYAFVRGRLVQQFDQELHGALYSLVAAIEVEPEEVKWQPLEHAIALGSGAGPEEVRWVVIGDRSQIVEQSRNSTPEIVAEAKRIATEAATNDQTAGETQAPGELNILYQRLTAPDPIRLDRELDEFDELVVVVARSTADMDANLQRLLTLVILLPLAAWLLAAALGRWFGARALRPVLEMSQRARSIAGSDFKSRLPAPDSGDELADLGQSFNTLLDRQQRAYEQQRRFAGDAAHELRTPLTVLLGQMDVALRRPRTAEEYADTLGVLRDEANELQQIVESLLFLARTSEDATLPGSESIELAEWLPRYMERWQNDPRRGDLQLEVQLPPNATVSAPPALLNRLLDNLISNAAKYSAPGTPITVTATGSADAAAISVADQGRGISPEDQATVFEPFFRSKSARDAGIAGTGLGLAIASRIVAALGGRLECHSELSRGSTFTLTLPTRLSQPPQQPRLNEPPER; the protein is encoded by the coding sequence ATGACGTTGGTCAATCGCGTCTCGGCATTCTTCCTGGCGGCGCTCGCGATCGTGCTGGTCGTCTACTCCGGGCTGTTCTACGCTTTCGTCCGTGGGCGACTTGTGCAACAGTTCGACCAGGAACTGCATGGCGCCCTTTACTCGCTCGTTGCCGCGATTGAAGTCGAGCCTGAAGAAGTGAAATGGCAGCCGCTCGAACATGCCATCGCGCTCGGCAGCGGCGCGGGGCCGGAAGAGGTGCGGTGGGTCGTCATCGGCGACCGGTCGCAGATCGTCGAACAATCGCGTAATTCCACGCCTGAAATCGTCGCCGAAGCCAAGCGGATCGCGACGGAGGCGGCGACTAACGATCAAACCGCCGGCGAAACGCAGGCGCCTGGCGAACTGAACATTCTCTACCAGCGGCTCACCGCGCCCGATCCGATTCGGCTGGACCGTGAACTCGACGAGTTCGACGAATTGGTCGTCGTCGTCGCCCGCTCGACGGCCGACATGGATGCAAATCTGCAGCGGCTGCTGACCCTCGTCATTCTGCTGCCGCTCGCGGCGTGGCTGCTCGCGGCGGCGCTCGGCCGCTGGTTCGGAGCCCGCGCGCTCCGGCCAGTACTCGAAATGTCGCAGCGGGCGCGATCGATTGCCGGCAGCGATTTCAAAAGTCGCCTGCCAGCGCCCGACTCGGGCGACGAACTCGCCGACCTGGGCCAATCGTTCAACACGCTGCTTGATCGCCAGCAACGAGCCTACGAACAACAGCGCCGCTTCGCCGGCGACGCGGCCCATGAACTCCGCACGCCCCTCACCGTGCTGTTGGGGCAAATGGACGTCGCGCTGCGGCGGCCGCGCACAGCGGAAGAATATGCCGATACGCTCGGGGTATTGCGGGACGAAGCGAACGAGTTGCAGCAAATTGTCGAGTCGCTGCTATTCCTCGCGCGCACATCGGAGGATGCGACGCTGCCCGGCAGCGAATCGATTGAGTTGGCCGAGTGGCTGCCGCGATATATGGAACGTTGGCAGAACGACCCACGTCGCGGCGACCTGCAGCTAGAGGTGCAGCTTCCACCGAACGCCACGGTCAGCGCGCCGCCTGCCCTGCTCAACCGTCTGCTCGACAATTTGATTTCGAACGCCGCGAAGTACAGCGCGCCCGGCACGCCGATTACCGTAACGGCCACAGGGAGCGCCGATGCGGCCGCGATCAGCGTCGCCGACCAGGGCCGCGGCATCTCACCCGAAGATCAGGCGACGGTCTTCGAGCCCTTCTTCCGCAGCAAGAGCGCCCGCGATGCGGGGATTGCCGGGACGGGATTGGGACTGGCCATCGCGTCGCGGATCGTCGCGGCGCTAGGCGGGCGGTTGGAGTGCCACAGCGAACTCAGCCGCGGCAGTACGTTCACGCTTACGCTGCCGACCCGCCTGTCGCAACCGCCCCAGCAGCCGCGGCTCAACGAGCCGCCGGAGCGGTGA
- a CDS encoding response regulator transcription factor: MSSRILVIEDEARIADFLVRGLREEGYQVEHAADGPSGWVALQHGTWDLVLFDWWLPGEDGISLLRRFRAKDRKTPVLFLTARDGVGERVEGLDAGADDYLCKPFAFEELLARVRALLRRPEQSTSLALDYGDIHADLGSQRASRDGSPLDLTAKEFSLLCLFLRYPGKVLSRTRIFDAVWNEQYDGLSNTLEVHVKELRRKLEAFGPRVIQTRRGRGYVLDASGSDEA, from the coding sequence ATGAGCAGTCGCATTCTGGTGATCGAAGACGAGGCGCGGATTGCCGACTTCCTGGTCCGCGGCCTCCGAGAGGAGGGCTACCAGGTCGAGCATGCCGCCGACGGCCCAAGCGGCTGGGTGGCGCTGCAGCATGGCACGTGGGACTTGGTGCTCTTCGATTGGTGGTTGCCGGGCGAAGACGGCATTAGCCTGCTCCGTCGTTTTCGCGCGAAAGATCGTAAGACGCCGGTGCTGTTCCTCACGGCTCGCGACGGCGTGGGCGAGCGGGTCGAAGGCCTCGACGCCGGCGCCGACGATTATCTCTGCAAGCCGTTTGCATTCGAAGAACTCCTCGCCCGCGTGCGAGCATTGCTGAGACGGCCGGAGCAATCGACCTCGCTCGCACTCGATTACGGCGACATCCACGCCGACCTGGGAAGCCAACGCGCCAGCCGCGACGGCTCGCCGCTTGATCTGACCGCGAAAGAGTTCTCGCTCCTTTGCTTGTTCCTGCGTTATCCAGGAAAGGTCTTGTCGCGAACGCGGATCTTCGACGCCGTTTGGAACGAGCAATACGACGGCTTGTCGAACACGCTGGAGGTCCATGTGAAGGAACTCCGCCGCAAGCTCGAAGCTTTTGGCCCGCGCGTCATTCAAACGCGACGCGGCCGCGGCTATGTGCTCGACGCCTCCGGCAGCGACGAGGCGTAA
- a CDS encoding glycosyltransferase family 9 protein, giving the protein MTAHPPLGDAPRILIVRLSALGDVIHGVPVACALRAAYPQASIGWIVEGRTADLLEAHPAIDYVIRAPRGWLKSPRTVLALRRKMRGLRFDVAIDLQCLTKSAIAAKLSGARRRIGKAGSDGRELSKWFHNELVPVGGEHVIDHYLELLKPLGITSPLTEFDLPERSSDGLLADQILHTEELPRGRYVVMNPGAGWASKIWPPERYGELAGRLERDYGIPTLAVWGLPAEKPLAEAIVAASSGAARLAPPTSVLELGAVCRRAALFVGSDTGPMHLAVAVGTPTISLHGPSIADWCGAYGPHNIRLQVRYESGSAQERRKADDSAMREISVDMVEKACRQLLDASQLRRCA; this is encoded by the coding sequence ATGACCGCACATCCTCCACTCGGCGACGCACCGCGGATTCTCATCGTTCGGCTCTCGGCCCTGGGAGACGTCATTCACGGCGTCCCTGTGGCCTGTGCGTTGCGTGCGGCCTACCCGCAAGCATCGATCGGCTGGATCGTCGAAGGCCGTACCGCCGACTTGCTGGAAGCTCATCCGGCGATCGATTATGTGATCCGGGCGCCGCGAGGTTGGCTGAAGTCGCCGCGCACCGTGCTAGCACTCCGCCGTAAAATGCGGGGGCTGCGTTTCGACGTCGCAATCGACCTGCAGTGCCTCACCAAAAGCGCCATTGCTGCGAAGCTGAGCGGCGCCCGCCGTCGCATCGGCAAAGCGGGCAGCGACGGCCGCGAACTGAGCAAATGGTTCCACAATGAGCTCGTCCCCGTGGGCGGCGAGCATGTCATCGATCATTACCTAGAACTGTTGAAGCCGCTCGGCATCACGTCGCCGCTTACCGAGTTTGATCTGCCAGAGCGGAGTTCCGACGGCTTGCTAGCCGACCAGATTTTGCACACCGAAGAGTTGCCGCGGGGCCGCTACGTGGTGATGAATCCTGGCGCCGGTTGGGCGTCGAAGATTTGGCCGCCGGAGCGTTACGGCGAACTGGCCGGTCGGTTGGAGCGCGACTATGGCATTCCCACGCTCGCCGTGTGGGGTCTGCCGGCGGAAAAGCCGCTGGCCGAGGCGATCGTTGCCGCGAGTAGCGGCGCGGCGCGTTTGGCGCCGCCGACGTCCGTGCTGGAGCTTGGCGCCGTTTGCCGCCGGGCGGCGTTGTTCGTCGGTTCCGACACGGGGCCGATGCACCTTGCCGTCGCCGTCGGCACGCCGACCATCAGCCTGCATGGCCCGAGCATCGCCGACTGGTGCGGGGCTTATGGGCCGCACAACATTCGCCTGCAGGTTCGCTACGAGTCAGGCTCCGCTCAAGAGCGGCGGAAGGCCGACGACTCGGCAATGCGCGAGATTAGCGTCGACATGGTCGAAAAGGCTTGCCGGCAGTTACTCGACGCGAGCCAATTGCGTCGCTGTGCTTAA
- a CDS encoding glycosyltransferase family 4 protein, producing the protein MATVSSASNLRRAQMAATLAPRVANSRRVLQVITPSHMSGAEMQLVRLTRKLRARGHEMPVLVKHDSPAIEHMLEQGMSVDRARIGGKVNFMAISRIARAARQHHVDLVQSTLSTASWWTGWLEAFGGPKSVGHVQGFTSARWHRRQSHLLAVSGAVRDDLVAQGIPRERITVLMNALEADEYRPQRDPLAVRAEFGADATTPVVGTFAHLSVKKGYRELFAAMPQILAAVPNAQFWIMGRGPLRDELEQAARAGGYLKQVRFAGFRRDACDVMNAIDVMALPSHREPCALAYIEAALLAKPIVACRAGGAPESIADGETGILAPVGDSRAIGEAILTLLENRDFAARMGKAGHERAREVFSWSRFTTTLEGVWDRVLSER; encoded by the coding sequence ATGGCCACGGTTAGTTCGGCCTCGAATCTACGGCGGGCACAAATGGCGGCGACGCTCGCGCCGCGCGTCGCCAATAGCCGCCGCGTCCTGCAGGTGATCACCCCGTCGCACATGTCGGGCGCCGAGATGCAACTCGTGCGGCTCACCCGCAAGCTCCGCGCTCGCGGCCACGAGATGCCGGTGCTCGTGAAGCACGATTCGCCCGCGATCGAGCATATGCTTGAGCAAGGCATGTCGGTCGATCGCGCTCGCATCGGCGGCAAAGTGAACTTCATGGCGATCTCGCGGATCGCTCGCGCGGCTCGACAACATCATGTCGATCTGGTGCAATCGACGCTCTCGACTGCCAGCTGGTGGACCGGTTGGCTGGAAGCGTTCGGCGGGCCAAAGTCGGTCGGCCATGTGCAAGGTTTTACATCGGCTCGGTGGCATCGTCGGCAGAGCCATCTGCTGGCCGTCTCGGGCGCCGTGCGCGACGATTTGGTTGCGCAAGGCATTCCGCGCGAGCGCATCACCGTGCTGATGAACGCCCTCGAAGCCGATGAGTATCGTCCGCAGCGCGACCCGCTTGCGGTGCGGGCCGAGTTCGGCGCCGACGCGACGACGCCGGTGGTGGGGACGTTTGCCCACCTCTCGGTGAAGAAGGGTTACCGCGAATTGTTCGCGGCGATGCCGCAGATTTTGGCCGCCGTTCCAAACGCCCAGTTCTGGATCATGGGCCGCGGACCGCTGCGTGACGAACTCGAACAAGCCGCCCGTGCCGGCGGCTACCTGAAACAAGTTCGCTTCGCCGGCTTCCGCCGCGATGCGTGCGACGTGATGAACGCCATCGACGTGATGGCCCTCCCCTCGCATCGAGAGCCGTGCGCACTCGCTTACATCGAAGCCGCGCTGTTGGCCAAACCGATCGTCGCCTGTCGTGCCGGCGGGGCGCCCGAATCGATCGCCGACGGCGAGACTGGCATCCTGGCGCCCGTGGGCGATAGCCGAGCAATTGGCGAGGCGATCCTCACACTGCTCGAGAACCGCGATTTCGCCGCCCGTATGGGCAAAGCCGGCCACGAACGAGCCCGCGAGGTCTTCTCTTGGTCGCGTTTCACCACGACGCTGGAAGGCGTCTGGGACCGCGTGCTGTCGGAACGCTAA
- a CDS encoding DUF4254 domain-containing protein encodes MRFDPKRIVKAVNKLHHETVARWHQVEPDNAYSEFLGTVCQQHQYNFLLWHEEDIARSPEVTDARIAMVKRAIDGYNQQRNDWIERIDEAFLELLSEASVKPAANARLNTETPGASIDRLSIMSLRIFHLEEQLERTDVDAAHIERVQQRLARCRVQQGDLSQSLAEHLFDLGAGRKILKVYRQMKMYNDATLNPYLYQAGKKQAA; translated from the coding sequence ATGCGATTCGATCCGAAGCGGATTGTGAAGGCCGTCAACAAGCTCCACCACGAAACCGTCGCCCGCTGGCATCAAGTGGAGCCCGACAACGCCTACAGCGAGTTCCTCGGCACGGTCTGTCAGCAGCACCAATACAACTTCCTGCTGTGGCACGAAGAAGACATCGCTCGCAGCCCCGAAGTCACCGACGCCCGCATCGCGATGGTGAAGCGCGCGATCGACGGTTACAACCAGCAACGCAACGACTGGATCGAGCGGATCGACGAAGCCTTCTTGGAACTCCTTTCCGAAGCCAGCGTCAAGCCGGCCGCCAATGCCCGGCTGAACACCGAAACGCCCGGCGCTTCGATCGATCGCCTGTCGATCATGTCGCTGCGGATCTTCCACTTGGAAGAACAGCTTGAGCGGACCGACGTCGACGCCGCCCACATCGAGCGCGTCCAGCAGCGTCTCGCTCGGTGCCGCGTCCAGCAGGGCGACCTCTCGCAATCGCTGGCCGAGCATCTGTTCGACCTCGGCGCCGGACGGAAGATCCTCAAGGTCTACCGCCAGATGAAGATGTACAACGACGCGACGCTCAACCCGTACCTGTATCAGGCCGGGAAGAAGCAAGCGGCATAA
- a CDS encoding spermidine synthase, giving the protein MKLLSAHCRESLRRGLAALLAMLATASSVSPSSAQSVRSALENAAGELEYDGKSDYSHIRVRRRGPIRSMIFVRDNGQEVLETQMDIRRPADLKFEYLRFLFASYLFQPEPKQVLIVGLGGGSMVHYLQQTDPGVKIDAVEIDPLVVKLAADMFGTKPTENVKIFTADGLKFIAAAKEQAYDVIYMDAFLKPSAETDGTGAPLALRTQQFYKQLQTKLKPGGVVAFNLNPHEELEADIRELNAAFSQVYIFQMSQFNGVVAVATTDAARLDANELTRRGKTLDRRFKSSLDFQEMPRRLRRESSHQ; this is encoded by the coding sequence ATGAAACTACTGTCCGCCCATTGCCGAGAGTCGCTTCGCCGCGGGCTCGCCGCGCTGCTGGCGATGCTAGCAACTGCGTCGTCGGTATCGCCGTCGAGCGCGCAATCGGTGCGCTCAGCGCTCGAAAACGCCGCTGGCGAACTCGAATACGACGGCAAGTCCGACTACTCGCACATTCGCGTTCGCCGCCGCGGGCCGATCCGCTCGATGATCTTCGTCCGCGACAACGGCCAGGAAGTCCTCGAAACGCAGATGGACATTCGGCGCCCTGCTGACCTCAAGTTCGAGTATCTGCGATTTCTGTTCGCGAGCTACCTGTTCCAGCCCGAGCCCAAGCAGGTGCTGATCGTCGGCCTCGGCGGCGGCAGCATGGTTCATTACCTGCAGCAGACCGACCCCGGCGTGAAGATCGACGCGGTGGAGATCGATCCGCTGGTGGTGAAACTGGCTGCCGACATGTTTGGCACGAAGCCGACCGAGAACGTGAAAATCTTTACCGCCGATGGTTTGAAGTTCATCGCCGCGGCGAAAGAGCAAGCGTATGACGTGATCTACATGGACGCGTTCCTGAAACCGTCGGCGGAGACCGACGGCACGGGGGCGCCGCTCGCGCTTCGCACGCAGCAGTTTTACAAGCAGTTGCAGACGAAGTTGAAGCCGGGCGGCGTCGTGGCGTTCAATCTCAATCCGCACGAAGAGCTGGAAGCCGACATTCGCGAACTGAACGCGGCGTTCTCGCAGGTTTATATCTTCCAAATGTCGCAGTTCAACGGCGTCGTCGCAGTCGCGACGACCGACGCGGCTCGCCTCGATGCGAACGAGTTGACCCGCCGTGGCAAGACGCTCGACCGACGTTTCAAGTCGTCGCTCGACTTCCAAGAAATGCCGCGGCGACTGCGGCGCGAGTCATCTCATCAATAA
- a CDS encoding fused MFS/spermidine synthase, which produces MAAQHTTDSSTTDLSLTRTAQRKAFSLLPPSLGLKLLVLVSGAVLMGLEIVGSRILAPYFGNSVFVWGSLISLFLIALSVGYYIGGGLSDRYPSRALLNTILLAVAALMFLIVIIGQPVCDAILRAKFGEKSGPFLAGAILFLLPSIGMGMVSPFAIRLATSTVASVGKTAGTLYALSTLGSILGTMLTTFVLIPNFGAGAILKGLAGALAIVAIATFQFGSGGAAIRGSAVILAAVAAGIFGLGDLRAASLPPGSELVREINTPYHHISVIDNKLDSQRELKFDRFTESAIELSPPHRTKSLYTNYFNLAFLPQPKIRRALFIGAGGGVGPKAFHEHDPTMEIDVVDIDQAVLDVARMDFYMPEGENIRAIAADGRTFVRNSPDGHYDAIFLDAFTIGGRIPFHLVTREFFQLCRQKLAPGGVLVMNVNSAVRGENARIFESMYTTLGEAFPQVHAFALYHQLGLRDQSTNVMLVAVNSDQKLSPEDWLAKAVAYESPSHIGNAEVRRMVNDLLTTLPPMKQATLFTDDYAPIETMSF; this is translated from the coding sequence ATGGCGGCGCAGCACACCACCGATTCATCTACGACCGACCTGTCATTAACGCGAACAGCCCAACGCAAGGCCTTCTCGCTGCTCCCCCCCAGCCTCGGCCTCAAGCTGCTCGTCCTCGTCTCGGGCGCCGTGCTGATGGGCCTCGAGATTGTCGGCAGCCGGATCCTGGCGCCTTACTTCGGCAACTCGGTCTTCGTCTGGGGCAGCCTGATCTCGCTGTTCCTCATCGCACTGAGCGTCGGTTACTACATCGGCGGCGGGCTTTCCGATCGCTATCCGTCGCGCGCGCTGCTCAACACAATTCTGCTGGCGGTTGCAGCGCTGATGTTTCTGATCGTTATCATCGGTCAGCCTGTTTGCGATGCGATCCTGCGGGCCAAGTTTGGCGAGAAATCGGGACCGTTTCTGGCGGGCGCTATTTTGTTTTTGCTCCCAAGCATCGGCATGGGCATGGTCTCGCCGTTCGCGATTCGGCTCGCCACGTCGACAGTCGCTTCGGTCGGCAAGACGGCCGGCACGCTGTACGCACTATCGACGCTCGGCAGCATTCTCGGCACGATGCTGACGACGTTTGTGTTGATCCCCAACTTCGGCGCCGGAGCAATTCTCAAAGGGCTCGCCGGAGCGCTCGCTATCGTCGCCATCGCGACCTTCCAGTTCGGCAGCGGCGGCGCCGCGATTCGCGGGAGCGCCGTTATTCTCGCTGCGGTGGCGGCTGGGATCTTCGGCCTCGGCGACCTGCGAGCCGCCTCGCTGCCGCCAGGGAGCGAACTCGTTCGCGAGATCAACACGCCGTATCACCATATTTCGGTCATCGACAACAAGCTCGACTCGCAACGTGAGCTGAAGTTCGACCGTTTTACGGAGAGCGCGATCGAACTTAGCCCGCCGCACCGCACGAAGAGCCTTTACACCAACTACTTCAACCTCGCCTTCTTACCGCAACCAAAAATCCGCCGGGCGCTGTTCATCGGCGCCGGCGGCGGCGTCGGCCCGAAGGCGTTTCATGAGCATGATCCGACGATGGAGATCGACGTCGTCGACATCGACCAGGCTGTGCTCGACGTCGCTCGCATGGATTTCTACATGCCCGAGGGGGAGAACATCCGCGCGATCGCGGCCGACGGCCGGACGTTCGTCCGCAATAGTCCTGATGGGCACTACGACGCGATCTTTCTCGATGCCTTCACGATTGGCGGGCGCATTCCATTCCACCTGGTGACCCGTGAGTTCTTTCAGCTTTGCCGGCAGAAGCTGGCTCCTGGCGGCGTGTTGGTGATGAACGTCAACAGCGCCGTCCGCGGCGAGAACGCGAGGATTTTCGAGTCGATGTACACGACCCTCGGTGAGGCATTTCCGCAGGTTCACGCTTTTGCCCTTTACCATCAGTTGGGGCTGCGCGACCAATCGACGAACGTGATGCTCGTCGCGGTGAACAGCGACCAGAAGCTGAGCCCCGAGGATTGGCTCGCGAAAGCCGTGGCGTACGAGTCGCCTTCACATATCGGCAACGCCGAGGTGCGGCGGATGGTCAACGACCTGCTGACGACGCTGCCGCCGATGAAGCAGGCGACGCTGTTTACCGACGACTACGCGCCGATCGAAACGATGTCGTTTTAG